A stretch of DNA from Halioglobus japonicus:
GGCACCTTGCGAGAGCCATCTTCAGCCACATACTGGGCGTCGAGACGGCCCGGCATGGAGAAGTCCACCTGAATGGTGCCCAGCTGCCACACCCGACCAATGCAGTCCTTGAGTGAGAACTCGATCTTGGGCCCGTAGAAGGCGCCCTCGCCGGGCAGCTCTTCCCAGGGCAGGTCATGTGCATTCAGCGCGTCGGCCAGGGCCTTTTCGGCGCGGTCCCAGTCCTCATCGGTACCCACCCGCTTTTCCGGGCGGGTCGAGAGGCGGTAGATTACATCGTCGAAGCCGAAGTCCTTGTAGACCTCGTGCAGAAAGTCGATGAAGGTCGACACCTCGGGCTGGATCTGCTCCTCGGTACAGAAGATGTGGGCGTCGTCCTGGGTGAAACCGCGCACACGCATGATGCCGTGCAGCGAACCCGAGGGTTCATTGCGGTGACAGGAGCCGAATTCCGCCAGGCGCAGCGGCAGATCGCGGTAGGACTTTAGGCCCTGGTTGAACACCTGCACGTGGCAGGGGCAGTTCATGGGCTTGACCGCGAAGTCGCGCTCTTCCGACTTGAGCATGAACATGTCGTCGCCGAACTTGTCAGCGTGACCTGACTTTTCCCACAGGGTCAAATCGACCAGCTGCGGCGTCTTGATCTCCTGGTAGCCGTGGCGACGCTGCTGCTCGCGCATGTAGTCCTCTACCGTCTGGTACACACTCCAACCGGCGGGATGCCAGAACACCATGCCCGGGCTTCTTCCTGGGTGTGGAACAAGTTGAGCTTCTTGCCGATCTTACGGTGGTCGCGCTTTTCCGCTTCCTGCAGCATTTGCAGGTACTTTTTCAGGGACTTCTTGTCGCCAAAGGCCACACCGTAGATACGCTGCAGCATCTTGTTGTCGTGATCACCGCGCCAGTAGGCACCGGATACGCGCATCAGTTTGAAGTGCTGACAGTGGCGCATGTTGGGCACGTGGGGGCCGCGGCACATGTCCACGTATTCTTCGTGATGATACAGGCCGGGCTGGTCGTCCTTGGCGATATCCTGGTCGAGAATCTCCATCTTGTAATTCTCGCCACGGGCCTGGAAAGTGTCGTAGGCGGTCTGCCAATCGACTTTCTTTTTCACGACCTCATATTCCGTGGCAGCAAGCTCACGCATGCGCGCTTCCAGCGTTTCGATATCGGCATCGGTCAGGCGATGTTCGAGATCGATATCGTAGTAAAAACCGTTTTCAATGGTGGGGCCGATCGCCATCTTGGCATCCGGCCAGAGCTGCTTCACAGCGTGGCCGATAAGGTGGGCACAGCTGTGGCGAATGATTTCCAGACCGTCTTCGTCACGGGCGGTGAACAGAGCGAGTTCTGCGTCTTCGGTGATCAGGTCAACGGTGTCGCGACGCTCGCCATTCACACGGCCACCCAGGGTCGCTTTGGCGAGACCGGGGCCGATGTCTTCGGCGACTTGCATAACAGTGACGGGCGCATCAAACGCGCGCTGGGAACCATCGGGGAGAGTAATAACAGGCATGAGCTTTCCTTGTGTCAGTGGTGACCCCTACTAAAGGCCACATGTCATCACCAGCGACAGATATCGCCAGCATTCAATGGGTATGGCTGGTTTTTGGCGACCATTCGAGTAACCCCTTACACTGGAATTCGCTCGGTGAACGGCCGCCTGCCCCCCAACCGGGGGACGCGCATTATCAGGTAATGGCTGTGGAATTGAAAGGGGCAGAATTACCGCGACAGCAACTGCGCTGGCGGCGCCTTCATGGGCTCCGAAATCCGTTATCTAACGCACTCGATGCCACATGAAGGCTATCCAAACAGGACGGCCTTGGGACTACCGTAGCTTTGGTTTCACCTTGGTTCTGGTCTTAGCTTTGGCCTTAGCTTTCGCGCGGGCCTTTGGCTTGGCGGCAACTTTTCGAGTCGCGACCTTGCGTTTCTTCTTCACGGGCTTGGCTTCAGAACGCGGCGTCAGCCAGTCGGCGGATTCTTTCCACACGGCGTTGGGGGCCTTGCTGCCAATAATCACCCCCATGTGGCCGCCAGGGGCGACGCGGAATTCGCGCTCTTCTGACGCGACCACATCGACAATAGCGCCGGCCACATCAGGGTGCACCAACGCATCCGTTTCACCAGCAAATGCCAGCAAATTGCAGCGGATCTCGTCGATATCGGCCACCGTATCGCCAATGTAAACCTTGCCATTGGCCATCTGGTTTTCGTTGACGCTGCCCACCATGTCCCTGACCACACCACCCGGATACCGCAGCATGTGATTGAGGTAATCCGAGGTGGTGGAGTGCGATTCAACAAACTCTCGATCTGACAGCCGGGTCATGAGATCCCAGTAGGTGGCTACGCTGCCCACCGGGTCTGTCATCTTGAAGGCAATCGTGGTGGCCCAGTCAGGCAGCGACAGGCGCGCCGGGTCTAGGGTATTCAGGCGCAGGTTGGTGTAGTTACTCACCAGTTGGGCAGGGCCATCCAGCGCCTGGGCCGCACCGGCCACCATGCCGACCACACCCTTGCCACTTTCCAGATCAATCGGGCTGGCCACAGTAATCATGTTGCGGATATTGGGATCCTGATTAAGCCCCTGGTACATGAGGCAGAACAGGCCGCCCATACACCAACCCATTAACGACAGTTCCTGGATGCCAGAATGGCGCCGGATTTTGTCCAGCGCGGTACCCATCATGTCGTCGCAATAATCGAGCATGCCCAGGTGGGCGTGTTCCTTTCTGGGCTTACCCCAGTCAACCAGGTACACCTTGAAGCCGCGTGCCACCATGTAACGGACGAGGCTGCGCTGGGGCATCAGATCAAAGGTTTCGGTCGTCACGCCCAGGGGTGGAATCAACACCAGCGGCAGCGCGTGCTGCTGTCGCTCAATCGGCAGACGGGTCCCATCGACCAGTTCAATTTCGTCATCATCCGGCAGTTCGTAGTAACGCACCGACATCAGGTCGCCATCGTGCACCAGTTCAAACCAGGTGCGTCCGGACTTGATCAGGGTATCGCGCTTGAACAGCCAGTCGACGCTATTGGCCGTGGACGAGGCCATGCGGTGATTCAGTTCCAGGCCCTTTTGAATCAGGGTATTGGCCAGTTTATTCATCAGGCGACCTCCCCGCTCGCAACCAGTTCTTCAAGATCCTGCAAGGCCTTACCCACATATACGGCCATGCGCTGCAAATGCGGCAGGGTATCGCGGGCACCGGTAAATCCGATATTGAAATGACCGTTATAACTGACACAGTCAACGCTGAGGGCACTGTGCTGCATCAGCTGCGCCATCGGGTATACCGCTTCCAGACGCGCGCCATTGAAGTACAGCGGCTTTTCAGCGCCCGGCGTATTGGAGACGGCCAGGTTGTACAGCGGCGGAATGAATCGGCCGAGAGCGCCCACCTGGCTCGCATACAGCGGCGCAGCGCGCAGCATCACATATGAGGTGACGGCATCTTCCGGCAGCGAGGCGCGATCCTGACGCACCTCCTGCATAGACGTTTTCACTGACTCCAGGCGCGCCAGCGGATCACCGAGATGAGTCCCGAGGGAGACTCGCAGGCCGGCGATGGCATTGCCCGCCAGATGCTGGCCGCGTTCCTGCAGAGACACCGGCATCATACCCACCAGCGACTCGTCCGGCAGCGCGTTGTACTCCTTGAAAAAGCGGCGCAGCGAACTCCCCATTAGGTAGGTGAGCATTTCATTAACCGTGCTGTCCGTGGCCTCGGCCAGAGCCTCGATACGGCCTTGCTCAATCTGCTGGGTGGCGAAACGGCGCTGGGCATTAATGCGTCGGTTCAGGGTGGAGCGAGGCGTTCCCCGGGGAAACAGGAAACTGTTGCGCTCGGCTGGCTGTAAGGCGCCCCGAGCCATTTCCACCGCGGCGCGCCCCAGCGCGCCAGCAGACTCAATCGCCTCTTCCACGCCGCTGCCGGCAAACTCTTCGATCAGGTCACCGCCGGCACCCGAGGCAGATAGCGGCGTGGTCCAGATCGGCAGAACATTGCGAGCCCGCGCATTGCTCGCCAGGGTCGAAAGCAGCGCTGGCACGCCGTTTACTGCCTCCACGAGGGTGTGATGGATCTTGATGTAGAACGCAAAGCGATGGTTCTCTAAACCTTCCACCAGGTGGAATTCCCACAGTGGCCTGGAACGGTCCAGCGAATTGCTATGCAGGCGCGACACCATGCGTCCCAGTTCCCGCTCACCACCGGGGTCAGGCAGGGCTGAGCGACGAAAATGGTAGTCGAGCTCAAATTCATCGTCTTCGACAAGCTGTCGATTCAGGCTGCCACTGACGCGACAATTCCAGGGGGCCACAGCTTTGGCTTCACGCAATTGCGCGGCCAGATCGGCCGTGTAATTTACCCCGGCCTTGGCAGGCTTGCGAAAAATCGCCAATACGCCAACGTGCATGGGGGTATCAGGGGTCTCCATCATCATCCACACGGAGTCCAGCGGCTTCAGCTTGTAAGCAGACATAACATTGTGCTCGGGCACCAGAAAGACGGCGCATTATAGCAGCGCCCGTAACCACAGCCACGGGCAAATATCACTACAAATGCATACGCGCCACAGGTTCGGCGGTAACGACATAGCGAAGCGGCCCATTGCTGTCGAGCGCATCAAAGGGATAGCAGGTGACCAACAGCAAGCGTGTTTCATTGACACCTGTCTGCAGGGCATGACGGCGGGTATCGACAACCTCCGTGGCGACCACTCGATAGTGCACCCCGCGACCATCCGCAAGTTGCAGCAGTACAGGCGTGCCCGGAGTGACCTGCTCAAGAAAGCCGAAGTGGGTGTCCCGATGCCCGCCGATCACACTCTCACCGGACCCAC
This window harbors:
- a CDS encoding alpha/beta fold hydrolase; this translates as MNKLANTLIQKGLELNHRMASSTANSVDWLFKRDTLIKSGRTWFELVHDGDLMSVRYYELPDDDEIELVDGTRLPIERQQHALPLVLIPPLGVTTETFDLMPQRSLVRYMVARGFKVYLVDWGKPRKEHAHLGMLDYCDDMMGTALDKIRRHSGIQELSLMGWCMGGLFCLMYQGLNQDPNIRNMITVASPIDLESGKGVVGMVAGAAQALDGPAQLVSNYTNLRLNTLDPARLSLPDWATTIAFKMTDPVGSVATYWDLMTRLSDREFVESHSTTSDYLNHMLRYPGGVVRDMVGSVNENQMANGKVYIGDTVADIDEIRCNLLAFAGETDALVHPDVAGAIVDVVASEEREFRVAPGGHMGVIIGSKAPNAVWKESADWLTPRSEAKPVKKKRKVATRKVAAKPKARAKAKAKAKTRTKVKPKLR
- a CDS encoding wax ester/triacylglycerol synthase family O-acyltransferase; translation: MSAYKLKPLDSVWMMMETPDTPMHVGVLAIFRKPAKAGVNYTADLAAQLREAKAVAPWNCRVSGSLNRQLVEDDEFELDYHFRRSALPDPGGERELGRMVSRLHSNSLDRSRPLWEFHLVEGLENHRFAFYIKIHHTLVEAVNGVPALLSTLASNARARNVLPIWTTPLSASGAGGDLIEEFAGSGVEEAIESAGALGRAAVEMARGALQPAERNSFLFPRGTPRSTLNRRINAQRRFATQQIEQGRIEALAEATDSTVNEMLTYLMGSSLRRFFKEYNALPDESLVGMMPVSLQERGQHLAGNAIAGLRVSLGTHLGDPLARLESVKTSMQEVRQDRASLPEDAVTSYVMLRAAPLYASQVGALGRFIPPLYNLAVSNTPGAEKPLYFNGARLEAVYPMAQLMQHSALSVDCVSYNGHFNIGFTGARDTLPHLQRMAVYVGKALQDLEELVASGEVA